In Penaeus vannamei isolate JL-2024 chromosome 4, ASM4276789v1, whole genome shotgun sequence, a single window of DNA contains:
- the LOC138861555 gene encoding uncharacterized protein: YHHYHSPPSPSPSPPLTPAPISPRVQFSLSRSGRLNRHSSPHTAASSPRDRRPERPAPRARRQKADVLTTPEGPEGAIKLYFQKHKPLQSYVPKRVALQAPLTSSSSSSSSSSSSSSSSSSSSSSSS; this comes from the exons ctctcccccttccccttccccttcccctccccttacccccgccCCCATCTCGCCCAGAGTACAATTCAGCCTCTCTCGTTCCGGTCGACTTAACCGCCACAGTTCCCCGCACACCGCCGCCAGTTCCCCGAGAGATCGCCGCCCGGAGCGCCCCGCCCCTCGGGCCCGCAGACAAAAGGCAGACGTCCTTACGACTCCAGAAGGCCCAGAAGGCG CTATAAAATTATATTTCCAGAAACACAAGCCTTTGCAGTCTTACGTACCCAAACGTGTTGCTCTACAGGCGCCATTGACA tcatcatcatcatcatcatcatcatcatcatcatcatcatcatcatcatcatcatcatcatcatcatcatcatga